One Bartonella sp. TP genomic window carries:
- a CDS encoding SIMPL domain-containing protein (The SIMPL domain is named for its presence in mouse protein SIMPL (signalling molecule that associates with mouse pelle-like kinase). Bacterial member BP26, from Brucella, was shown to assemble into a channel-like structure, while YggE from E. coli has been associated with resistance to oxidative stress.), with the protein MKPHVFLTICAAAYTLSANKSWAANDIPAIVVHANGEASAMPNQAILELGVSSHAKTAQAALSNNNTAMNSIVEALQKQHIAKADMQTSQLSLYETNQSTKNDENPTYSYNIESHLTVLVRDLANLAKIYDTAIEHGANQSGELSFSNNKKDIFLQAARTKAVQIARNKAETLAKAAGVKLGQILNITENLGDNYPLSTSRAMALSSTSSNLPPVESGQINYKVSVTMSFAIKQGSVLVEQR; encoded by the coding sequence ATGAAACCTCATGTTTTTCTTACTATCTGTGCTGCTGCATACACACTAAGCGCAAATAAATCTTGGGCTGCTAACGACATTCCAGCCATTGTTGTACATGCCAATGGCGAAGCAAGCGCTATGCCAAACCAGGCCATTTTAGAGCTGGGAGTTAGCAGCCATGCAAAGACCGCACAGGCCGCACTATCTAACAATAATACGGCTATGAATAGCATAGTGGAGGCTCTACAAAAACAACATATCGCCAAAGCAGATATGCAAACATCGCAATTATCGCTATATGAAACAAATCAATCAACAAAAAATGACGAAAATCCTACATATAGCTATAATATAGAAAGCCATTTGACTGTTCTCGTTCGCGATTTAGCTAATTTAGCAAAAATCTATGACACAGCTATAGAACATGGCGCGAATCAAAGCGGAGAACTTTCTTTTAGTAACAACAAAAAAGATATCTTCTTACAAGCAGCAAGAACTAAAGCAGTGCAAATAGCCAGAAATAAGGCAGAAACACTAGCCAAAGCAGCTGGGGTAAAGTTAGGCCAGATTTTAAATATAACAGAAAACTTGGGCGATAATTATCCCCTATCTACCAGCAGAGCCATGGCTTTGTCCAGCACCTCTTCTAATTTACCCCCAGTGGAAAGTGGGCAAATAAATTATAAAGTCTCTGTAACCATGTCTTTCGCTATAAAACAAGGTTCAGTATTAGTCGAGCAGCGTTAA
- a CDS encoding YcgN family cysteine cluster protein, producing the protein MSQDKFFWKNKKLEDMSESEWEQLCDGCGQCCMHKLEDEDTGKIFLTTISCKLLDAESCKCKNYLQRHKFVNDCIKLNYTLLEQISWLPKTCAYLKIFRGEDLEWWHPLLSGDCRTVHEAKISAKDRITATEDSIDSEEEYLNHISGELL; encoded by the coding sequence ATGTCACAAGATAAGTTTTTTTGGAAAAATAAAAAACTTGAAGATATGAGTGAAAGCGAATGGGAGCAGCTTTGCGATGGCTGTGGCCAGTGTTGCATGCATAAGCTAGAAGATGAAGATACTGGAAAGATATTTTTAACTACCATATCTTGTAAATTGTTGGACGCCGAAAGCTGCAAATGTAAAAACTATTTGCAAAGACATAAGTTTGTTAATGATTGTATAAAATTAAATTATACTTTATTGGAGCAAATTAGTTGGTTGCCTAAAACTTGTGCTTATCTTAAAATATTCCGGGGTGAAGATTTAGAATGGTGGCATCCTTTGCTCTCAGGAGATTGCCGAACTGTGCATGAAGCTAAAATATCGGCGAAAGATAGAATCACTGCTACAGAAGACAGCATAGATAGTGAAGAAGAATATTTGAATCATATAAGCGGAGAGTTATTATAA
- a CDS encoding nicotinamidase codes for MSQKYQALIVIDMQNDFMEDGPLEVPGANEILAPINKLIDRYDNIIFTQDWHPANHHSFTNVSKTGIWPPHCIQGSKGAKINSTLNTNKAQLILRKGYRPNIDSYSAFFENDKATPTGLAAYLQERGLKNLIFCGLATDFCVGYSVLDAIKCGFESTLILSACRAIDNNGSLDIMLTQLKNSNAELLLGA; via the coding sequence ATGTCACAAAAATATCAAGCACTGATCGTTATAGACATGCAAAATGACTTTATGGAAGATGGCCCATTAGAGGTTCCTGGAGCCAATGAAATCTTAGCACCTATTAATAAATTAATTGATCGCTATGATAATATCATATTCACACAAGATTGGCACCCAGCAAATCACCATAGTTTTACTAATGTCTCAAAAACGGGTATTTGGCCGCCTCATTGTATCCAGGGCAGCAAAGGCGCAAAGATTAATTCAACATTAAATACTAACAAAGCGCAATTAATTTTGCGCAAAGGCTATAGACCTAATATAGACAGCTATTCGGCATTTTTTGAAAATGATAAAGCAACGCCCACAGGTCTAGCCGCCTATTTGCAAGAACGAGGCCTAAAAAACCTTATCTTTTGCGGCCTTGCAACAGATTTTTGCGTGGGTTATAGTGTGCTTGACGCAATAAAATGTGGCTTTGAAAGCACCTTGATATTAAGTGCTTGCCGAGCAATTGATAATAATGGGTCGCTAGATATAATGCTAACACAATTAAAAAATAGCAACGCTGAGCTATTATTAGGCGCTTAA
- a CDS encoding transglycosylase SLT domain-containing protein, whose amino-acid sequence MNIKSLISTAVVAAVSLTSFQMNAANAFSVAKDTNKVVTTPRPFDSLINKLAKEDHVQVNLVHAVIHTESNYNVDAHGSAGEVGLMQLMPTTARSLGFHGPLTDLYNPETNLKYGVRYLAKAEKLGHGETCTTILKYNAGYGAKKMNPISQRYCEKVRTYLASLK is encoded by the coding sequence ATGAACATTAAATCACTTATATCAACCGCTGTTGTAGCAGCAGTTTCTTTAACGAGTTTTCAAATGAACGCAGCTAACGCGTTTTCGGTTGCAAAAGATACAAATAAAGTTGTAACTACGCCTAGACCCTTTGATAGTTTAATTAATAAACTAGCAAAAGAAGATCACGTGCAAGTAAATCTAGTGCATGCCGTTATACATACAGAAAGTAACTATAACGTAGATGCACACGGTAGTGCTGGTGAAGTTGGCCTGATGCAATTAATGCCTACCACAGCTCGTAGCTTAGGCTTTCATGGTCCGCTGACGGATTTGTATAATCCGGAAACCAACTTGAAATATGGTGTGCGTTATCTAGCAAAGGCAGAAAAATTAGGCCATGGTGAAACATGTACGACTATATTAAAGTATAATGCTGGTTATGGTGCAAAGAAGATGAACCCGATTTCGCAACGTTATTGTGAAAAAGTTCGTACTTATTTAGCCTCTTTGAAATAA
- a CDS encoding DUF2293 domain-containing protein — MNKKRKSALNNELRKLFPSIPYYDAIRIAAKAAEPHLQALPPSITIWLSAIAYIRHEYTDYNILLKEGMDLETARFFTKEQINKQLQLWDSSRLLPS; from the coding sequence ATGAATAAAAAACGCAAATCAGCTCTGAATAACGAATTACGTAAGCTTTTCCCCTCTATACCATACTACGATGCTATACGCATAGCCGCCAAAGCCGCGGAGCCACACTTACAGGCCCTGCCCCCTTCTATTACTATATGGCTCAGTGCAATAGCCTATATAAGACATGAATATACAGACTATAATATCCTGTTAAAAGAAGGAATGGATTTAGAAACAGCCCGCTTCTTTACCAAAGAACAAATAAACAAACAATTACAATTATGGGATTCAAGCAGGTTGCTACCTAGTTAA
- a CDS encoding DUF475 domain-containing protein — translation MANSQGKTSWSYYKYAFLFNAFGLLAAAYVGYGATHSLFGAVSSFWSCFVLAAVEISLSFDNAVVNARILKYMSYKWRQRFLWWGIIIAVFGIRIFLPLAIVAILLHINPIAALHLAINEPNKYMIALERARIGLNALGGSFLTLVSLSFFIDRQKECHWINCVEKPLSALAAFRFAPLLLNLCLIAIITYFLVPAHRYEFLIAAGLGIVIFYLLALRGSASPQNLRHKSGFANFIYLEILDASFSFDGVIGAFALSSNFLIIALGLSIGAFYVRSMTIMLVEKESLGSYAYIEHGAFYAILSLAMIMYSSALIHIPDYIAGLLSISFIGVSTLYSYYENRLSA, via the coding sequence ATGGCTAATTCTCAAGGCAAAACTAGTTGGTCTTATTATAAATATGCGTTTCTATTTAACGCTTTTGGCTTATTGGCTGCCGCTTATGTAGGTTATGGCGCCACCCATAGCCTATTCGGTGCCGTTAGCAGTTTTTGGTCATGCTTTGTTTTGGCGGCTGTAGAAATTTCTCTTTCTTTTGATAATGCGGTAGTCAATGCGCGTATCTTAAAATATATGAGCTATAAATGGCGACAACGTTTTTTGTGGTGGGGCATTATAATAGCAGTGTTTGGTATAAGAATATTTTTGCCATTGGCAATTGTTGCTATATTGCTACATATTAACCCCATTGCCGCTTTGCATTTAGCTATAAATGAACCCAACAAATATATGATAGCATTGGAAAGGGCGCGTATAGGGCTTAATGCTTTGGGCGGTAGTTTTTTAACCTTAGTAAGCCTTAGTTTTTTTATTGACAGACAAAAAGAATGTCATTGGATTAATTGTGTAGAGAAGCCTTTGAGCGCTTTAGCTGCATTTCGGTTTGCGCCACTGCTACTTAATTTATGCCTTATTGCTATTATAACCTACTTCCTAGTGCCAGCGCATAGATATGAATTTCTTATAGCTGCGGGATTGGGTATAGTTATTTTTTACTTATTAGCCCTTCGTGGCTCTGCGTCGCCACAAAATTTGCGGCATAAATCTGGTTTTGCTAATTTTATTTATTTAGAAATTTTAGACGCAAGTTTTTCTTTTGATGGTGTAATAGGGGCTTTTGCTCTTTCTAGTAATTTTTTAATAATTGCGCTAGGGTTGAGTATTGGAGCGTTTTATGTGCGGTCGATGACGATTATGCTTGTAGAAAAGGAAAGCTTAGGGAGTTATGCTTATATCGAGCATGGTGCATTTTATGCCATATTATCGCTTGCTATGATAATGTATAGCAGTGCTCTAATTCATATACCAGATTATATAGCGGGATTGCTAAGTATTAGCTTTATTGGAGTATCCACCCTATATTCTTACTATGAAAATCGCTTAAGCGCCTAA
- the rpoD gene encoding RNA polymerase sigma factor RpoD has product MDEKAMSSELTQNRVNKLIKLAKKRGYVVIDELNSLFPSGAINPDQIEDTMSIFSDMGINVVDDEAELESESSSNELISAGSRDLTLDKKTENLDRTDDPVRMYLRDMGNVELLSREGEIAIAKRIEAGRETMISGLCQSPLTFQAIIIWRDQLKRQNIFLREIIDLETMYAGPEAKCGCEDDPVADNKNVSFKPNFDRDESEESLEDDEDDVNMSFAAMEEQLLPKVMKTLDFIAEAYEKLHVLQQIVSPSSFKSPEKCTLNPVQQKEFNELKLQLVRAVKSLSLNQARIDALVEQLYAINKDLVQKEGRLKRLAAEYSIGHEEFLQHYQGHEVDPNWIDYVKNLPNPKWREFVTAQEHHIAEIRADIKELVDETDISLSEFRRIVMQVQKGEQEASLAKKEMVEANLRLVISIAKKYTNRGLQFLDLIQEGNIGLMKAVDKFEYRRGYKFSTYACWWIRQAVTRCIADQARTIRIPVHMIETINKIGRTGRQILNEIGREPTPEELASKLNMPLEKVRKVLKIAKEPISLETPLGDDEDSNLGDFIEDKNALLPIDLAIQSNLRDTTTRVLASLTPREERVLRMRFGIGMNTDHTLEEVGQQFSVTRERIRQIEAKALRKLKHPSRSRKLRSFLDS; this is encoded by the coding sequence ATGGATGAAAAAGCGATGAGCTCTGAGCTAACGCAAAATAGGGTTAACAAGCTTATAAAATTGGCGAAGAAACGTGGATACGTTGTCATAGACGAGTTGAATAGCCTTTTCCCTTCAGGTGCGATAAATCCTGATCAAATAGAAGATACTATGTCTATATTTTCTGATATGGGCATTAATGTAGTAGATGATGAGGCAGAATTAGAGTCTGAATCTTCTTCAAATGAGTTAATATCAGCTGGCAGTCGTGATTTAACTTTAGATAAGAAAACAGAAAATTTAGATCGTACTGATGACCCGGTTCGTATGTATCTACGGGATATGGGGAATGTTGAATTATTATCTCGTGAGGGTGAGATCGCAATAGCCAAGCGTATTGAAGCTGGACGCGAAACTATGATATCTGGGCTATGCCAAAGTCCATTAACCTTTCAAGCTATCATTATCTGGCGTGATCAATTGAAGAGGCAAAATATCTTTTTGCGAGAAATTATTGACTTAGAAACCATGTATGCAGGTCCGGAAGCTAAATGTGGCTGCGAGGACGACCCAGTAGCGGATAATAAAAATGTTTCTTTTAAGCCAAATTTTGACCGAGACGAGTCGGAGGAAAGTTTAGAGGATGACGAAGACGACGTAAACATGTCTTTTGCTGCTATGGAAGAGCAGCTCTTGCCAAAAGTTATGAAAACTTTGGACTTTATTGCAGAAGCTTATGAAAAACTACATGTTTTGCAGCAAATTGTATCACCTTCTTCTTTTAAGTCACCGGAAAAATGCACGCTAAATCCAGTGCAGCAAAAAGAATTTAATGAACTTAAATTACAGCTTGTTCGCGCTGTTAAATCCCTTTCTCTTAATCAGGCGCGCATAGATGCGTTGGTAGAACAGTTATATGCTATAAATAAGGATCTTGTTCAAAAAGAAGGGCGTTTAAAACGGCTTGCTGCAGAGTATTCTATCGGCCATGAGGAGTTTTTGCAACATTATCAAGGCCATGAAGTTGACCCAAATTGGATAGATTATGTAAAAAATCTGCCAAATCCAAAATGGCGGGAGTTTGTTACTGCGCAAGAGCACCATATAGCTGAAATACGTGCTGATATAAAAGAGCTTGTTGATGAAACTGACATCTCTTTATCCGAATTTCGGCGTATAGTTATGCAGGTACAAAAAGGCGAGCAAGAAGCAAGTTTGGCAAAAAAAGAAATGGTGGAAGCCAATTTGCGCTTAGTTATCTCTATTGCTAAAAAATATACTAACCGTGGATTGCAATTTTTGGATTTGATTCAAGAAGGTAATATTGGGTTGATGAAGGCTGTAGATAAATTTGAATATAGGCGCGGCTATAAATTTTCTACCTATGCCTGTTGGTGGATACGCCAAGCTGTAACGCGTTGTATTGCAGACCAAGCCAGAACTATACGTATCCCCGTGCATATGATAGAAACAATAAATAAAATAGGGCGTACTGGACGCCAGATACTTAACGAAATTGGTAGAGAGCCCACACCAGAAGAATTGGCAAGTAAGCTTAATATGCCACTTGAAAAAGTACGCAAAGTGTTAAAAATTGCCAAAGAGCCAATTTCCTTAGAGACGCCACTGGGAGATGACGAAGATTCTAATCTTGGAGATTTCATTGAAGATAAAAATGCGCTACTGCCGATTGATTTAGCAATACAGTCGAATTTGCGCGACACAACTACGAGGGTGCTAGCTTCGTTAACCCCGCGGGAAGAGCGTGTGTTGCGTATGCGGTTTGGTATTGGTATGAATACCGACCATACCTTGGAAGAAGTGGGGCAGCAATTTTCTGTAACCAGAGAACGCATTAGGCAGATTGAAGCCAAAGCATTACGTAAATTAAAGCATCCGAGTCGCTCAAGGAAATTACGCAGCTTTTTAGATTCGTAA
- a CDS encoding amino acid permease, with translation MEATNKLKKELNKRHILFIALGSAIGTGLFLGSATTIRLAGPSVLFAYIIAGLAAFLTMRALGEMVINVPHLKTFGSYAGKFISPLAGFITGWSYVFQMALVCLADITAFATYMQFWYPDVSAWIWTLALACFICAVNLATVKIYGELEFWFSVIKVLAILVMIAGGIFLISTGFHSAHHSVTHVNHVNSLSYWFPNGISGFVQCLPIVIYSFGGIEIIGITAAEAKHPETSIPKAINTIPFRIIFFYVLTIGVLISIYPWDQIGIDGSPFVTICEALGIHSAANILNIIVITAAVSAINSDIYGSSRMIYSLAEEGHALKHLNKLNKKGVPVYAIFVMLSVLISGVVFNYFDHEGLFVLMANLAALTSIVGWFMIVLAQLFMRFKMTAQEKANVKYPVPLWPIASVLTLLFFSFIMGLIAIYEVNAFCYGLFWLVGLIAIYLSIKHLDKTGRFVQKVAKT, from the coding sequence ATGGAAGCTACAAATAAATTAAAAAAAGAGTTGAATAAAAGACACATATTATTCATTGCTCTAGGTTCTGCTATAGGCACAGGACTATTCTTAGGCTCTGCCACAACGATACGGCTAGCAGGCCCTAGTGTGTTGTTTGCTTATATAATAGCAGGATTGGCAGCATTTTTAACAATGCGAGCCTTAGGAGAAATGGTAATAAATGTACCGCACTTAAAAACCTTTGGCAGCTATGCAGGTAAGTTTATAAGCCCTTTGGCTGGCTTTATAACTGGCTGGTCATATGTTTTTCAAATGGCCCTAGTCTGCTTAGCGGACATCACTGCCTTTGCCACATATATGCAATTTTGGTATCCAGATGTATCTGCCTGGATTTGGACGCTTGCGCTCGCTTGCTTTATCTGCGCCGTAAATTTAGCTACAGTTAAAATTTACGGCGAGCTAGAATTTTGGTTCTCTGTAATAAAGGTTTTAGCAATTTTAGTCATGATAGCTGGTGGTATTTTTTTAATCAGCACAGGATTTCACAGCGCCCACCACAGCGTAACCCATGTTAATCACGTAAACAGCTTGTCATATTGGTTTCCAAATGGTATTTCAGGATTTGTGCAATGTTTGCCCATAGTTATTTACTCTTTTGGCGGAATTGAAATAATTGGTATAACAGCTGCTGAAGCCAAACATCCAGAAACGAGCATTCCAAAAGCCATAAATACCATACCCTTTAGAATTATCTTTTTTTATGTGCTAACCATAGGTGTTTTAATTAGTATATATCCTTGGGACCAAATAGGTATAGATGGCAGCCCATTCGTAACTATTTGTGAGGCATTAGGCATTCATTCTGCTGCTAATATACTAAATATTATTGTCATTACCGCGGCCGTTTCTGCAATAAATAGCGATATTTATGGCTCCAGCCGTATGATATATAGCCTAGCAGAAGAAGGCCATGCATTAAAACATTTAAATAAACTAAACAAAAAAGGCGTGCCTGTATATGCAATTTTCGTTATGCTAAGCGTTTTAATTTCTGGTGTAGTATTTAATTATTTTGATCATGAAGGCCTCTTCGTTTTAATGGCAAATTTAGCGGCCCTAACCTCTATAGTAGGTTGGTTTATGATTGTACTAGCCCAATTATTCATGCGATTCAAGATGACAGCACAAGAAAAAGCAAATGTAAAATATCCAGTGCCACTGTGGCCAATTGCTAGCGTACTAACGTTATTATTCTTTAGCTTTATAATGGGCCTCATAGCAATTTACGAAGTAAACGCATTTTGCTACGGACTTTTTTGGCTTGTTGGTTTAATTGCCATATATTTAAGTATCAAGCACTTAGATAAAACTGGCCGCTTCGTACAAAAGGTAGCAAAAACTTAA
- the ettA gene encoding energy-dependent translational throttle protein EttA gives MARQFIYHMSDLSKSYGNKKILDNIHLSFYPDAKIGILGPNGAGKSTILRIMAGIDKEYTGEAWLADGATCGYLSQEPELDNSLDVLGNVMLGVASKKAILDRYNELMMDYSDENAAKAAELQDVIDAQNLWDLESQVQMALEALGCPPANSSVASLSGGEKRRVALCKLLLSKPDLLLLDEPTNHLDAETTAWLEKHLRQYEGSVILITHDRYFLDNVTGWILELDRGRGIPYEGNYSAYLAAKAKRLKQEGREDVARQKALAREQEWIASSPKARQTKSKARIKAYEELVETAAARKPGDAQIIIPLAERLGQLVIEAKNLSKSFGDHLLIENLNFSLPAGGIVGVIGPNGAGKSTLFKMLVGSEQPDNGVISIGETVQLSYVDQSRDNLVATNTVWQEISGGNDTIKLGKYEINSRAYCSNFNFKGSDQQQKVGDLSGGQRNRVHLAKLLKEGGNVLLLDEPTNDLDTETLAALEEALENFAGCAVVISHDRMFLDRLATHILAFEGDSHVEWFEGNFAEYEADKTRRLGVDATNPKKVTYKKLTR, from the coding sequence ATGGCGCGTCAATTTATTTATCATATGTCGGACTTAAGTAAATCTTATGGCAATAAAAAGATTTTGGATAATATACATTTATCATTTTATCCAGATGCTAAGATTGGTATTTTGGGGCCAAATGGCGCTGGTAAATCTACAATTTTGCGTATTATGGCTGGTATTGATAAAGAATATACAGGCGAAGCTTGGTTAGCAGATGGCGCTACCTGTGGTTATTTATCGCAAGAACCGGAATTGGATAATAGTTTAGATGTTTTGGGCAATGTTATGTTGGGAGTGGCCAGTAAAAAGGCTATTCTAGATCGATATAATGAACTTATGATGGACTATAGCGATGAAAATGCTGCTAAAGCTGCGGAGCTGCAAGATGTTATCGACGCGCAAAATCTTTGGGATTTAGAAAGCCAAGTCCAGATGGCTTTAGAGGCTTTAGGTTGTCCGCCAGCTAATAGTTCTGTAGCGAGTTTGTCTGGCGGTGAGAAACGACGTGTAGCTTTGTGTAAGCTTTTATTATCTAAGCCAGATTTATTACTACTAGATGAGCCTACTAACCATTTGGACGCAGAAACCACGGCTTGGTTAGAAAAACATTTACGTCAATATGAAGGTTCAGTGATTTTAATAACCCATGATAGATATTTCTTGGATAATGTAACGGGTTGGATTTTGGAGCTTGATCGTGGGCGCGGTATTCCATATGAAGGTAACTATTCGGCTTATTTGGCAGCGAAGGCAAAGAGATTAAAGCAAGAAGGGCGCGAAGATGTTGCGCGACAAAAAGCTCTAGCGCGTGAACAGGAGTGGATAGCATCTAGCCCTAAAGCGCGGCAAACTAAATCGAAAGCTCGGATAAAGGCTTATGAGGAGTTAGTAGAAACAGCCGCCGCGCGTAAACCAGGCGACGCTCAGATAATTATACCGCTAGCGGAGAGACTGGGGCAATTGGTTATAGAAGCAAAGAATCTCTCCAAATCTTTTGGTGACCATTTGCTTATAGAGAATTTAAATTTTAGTTTGCCAGCGGGGGGTATTGTCGGGGTTATTGGGCCAAATGGTGCTGGTAAATCTACTCTATTTAAAATGCTAGTTGGTAGTGAGCAGCCAGATAATGGTGTAATTTCTATCGGAGAAACGGTGCAACTTAGCTATGTGGATCAAAGTAGAGATAATTTAGTAGCTACAAATACAGTTTGGCAAGAAATATCTGGTGGTAACGATACTATAAAATTAGGTAAATATGAGATAAATAGTCGTGCGTATTGTTCAAATTTTAATTTTAAGGGTAGTGATCAGCAGCAAAAAGTCGGTGATTTATCTGGTGGACAACGCAATCGTGTACATCTAGCTAAATTGTTAAAAGAAGGCGGCAATGTTTTACTGTTGGATGAGCCAACCAATGATTTAGATACAGAAACCTTGGCAGCGCTGGAAGAAGCATTAGAAAATTTCGCTGGCTGTGCTGTTGTAATAAGTCACGACAGAATGTTTTTAGACAGATTGGCTACGCATATTTTAGCTTTTGAAGGAGATAGCCATGTAGAGTGGTTTGAAGGGAATTTTGCAGAATATGAAGCGGATAAAACGCGTCGCTTAGGTGTAGACGCGACAAACCCTAAAAAAGTGACTTATAAGAAATTAACTAGGTAG
- a CDS encoding amino acid permease, producing MEATNKLKKELNKRHILFIALGSAIGTGLFLGSATTIKLAGPSVLFAYIIAGLAAFLTMRALGEMAINAPQLKTFSSYTGKFISPLAGFITGWSYVFQIAFVCLADVTAFATYMKFWYPDVSAWIWTLALGCFICAVNLVTVKTYGELEFWFSIIKVLAILAMIAGGVFLISTGFHSAHHSITHVNHVSSPAYWFPNGISGFVQCLPIVIYSFGGIEIIGITAAEAKHPETSIPKAINTIPFRIIFFYVLTIGVLISIYPWDQIGIDGSPFVTICEALGIHSAANILNVIVITAAVSSLNSVIYGASRMIYSLAEEGHALKHLNKLSEKGVPIYAIFVMLSVLVSGVLFNYFNHEGLFVIIANIVGLTSIASWFMIVLAQLLMRAKMTAQEKANLKYPVPLWPITSILTLLFLSFIMVLIAIHQVNALFYGLCWIFSLVAIYFSIKHLDKTGRFVHKVART from the coding sequence ATGGAAGCTACAAATAAATTAAAAAAAGAGTTGAATAAAAGACACATATTATTCATTGCTCTGGGATCTGCTATAGGCACAGGGCTATTCTTAGGCTCTGCTACAACGATAAAACTAGCAGGCCCTAGTGTATTATTTGCTTATATAATAGCAGGACTGGCAGCATTTTTAACAATGCGAGCCCTAGGAGAAATGGCAATAAATGCACCGCAGTTAAAAACCTTTAGCAGCTATACAGGTAAGTTTATAAGCCCTTTGGCTGGCTTTATAACTGGCTGGTCTTATGTTTTTCAAATAGCTTTCGTTTGCCTTGCAGATGTCACTGCCTTCGCTACCTATATGAAATTTTGGTATCCAGATGTATCTGCCTGGATTTGGACGCTTGCCCTGGGTTGCTTTATCTGCGCCGTAAATTTAGTTACAGTTAAAACTTACGGAGAGCTAGAATTTTGGTTCTCTATAATAAAAGTTTTAGCGATTTTAGCCATGATAGCTGGCGGGGTTTTTTTAATCAGCACAGGATTCCACAGCGCCCACCACAGCATAACCCATGTTAATCACGTAAGCAGCCCAGCCTATTGGTTTCCAAATGGTATTTCAGGATTTGTGCAATGTTTGCCCATAGTTATTTACTCTTTTGGCGGAATTGAAATAATTGGTATAACAGCTGCTGAAGCCAAACATCCAGAAACGAGCATTCCAAAAGCCATAAATACCATACCCTTTAGAATTATCTTTTTTTATGTGTTAACCATAGGTGTTTTAATTAGTATATATCCTTGGGACCAGATAGGCATAGATGGTAGCCCATTTGTAACCATTTGCGAAGCCTTAGGGATTCACTCTGCTGCTAATATACTAAATGTTATTGTAATCACCGCTGCCGTCTCGTCACTGAATAGCGTTATTTATGGCGCCAGCCGCATGATATACAGTCTAGCAGAAGAAGGCCATGCATTAAAACATTTAAATAAATTGAGCGAAAAAGGTGTACCGATATATGCAATTTTCGTTATGCTGAGCGTTTTAGTTTCTGGCGTATTATTTAATTATTTCAATCACGAAGGTCTTTTCGTTATAATAGCAAATATAGTTGGGTTAACCTCTATAGCCAGCTGGTTTATGATTGTACTAGCACAGTTATTGATGCGAGCTAAGATGACAGCACAAGAAAAAGCAAATTTAAAATACCCAGTACCATTATGGCCAATTACCAGCATACTAACGCTATTATTCCTTAGCTTTATCATGGTACTCATAGCCATTCATCAGGTAAACGCACTTTTCTATGGACTTTGCTGGATTTTTAGTTTGGTTGCCATATATTTCAGTATCAAGCATTTAGATAAAACTGGCCGCTTCGTACACAAAGTAGCTAGGACTTAA